In Pseudomonas hamedanensis, a single window of DNA contains:
- a CDS encoding LPS-assembly protein LptD, giving the protein MALKSPAFRKKFPLLVTGSLLAMQPLASPFVVAAEQYDCSVSATGGWDCAPKSPAAALPPRPVHDGSAISSTGEAPADSGSVADTGPKTALVTEAKGRGLKSRSEDYSHLDWVPREKLTAAQLAETGPYCSGAYIEPVRPGMNDKTNKSDAPTFIGAKASRYNTDDQVGTLAGDVVLRQGSMQVESDEASLYQAESRAELNGDVRIRDNGALIVGDHADVQLDTGEAKVDNAEYVMHKSRIRGSALYAKRAENAIIRLKDGTYTTCEPNSNAWQLKGNNITLNPATGFGTATNVTLRVKDIPILYTPYIYFPIDDRRQSGFLPPTIGSGTDTGFMLVTPYYFNLAPNYDATLYPRYMSKRGMLVEGEFRYLTKSSEGQFGAAYLNDEDDDRKRQSDYSETRYMYNWQHKGGLDSRVFTEVDYTKISDPYYFQDLQTDQIGVKSSDFVNQQGAISYRGDSYTARLNAQQYQLATVSSITPYGRLPQITFNGQLPYHPEGLDFDYETEIVRFDRDLRTGNFLDENGGPVNADGTVGTPRLDTNVSGLARANGNRLNLKPGVSLPMNWTYGFLKPSLKYQYTQYDLDLDAQGKDDLVKNRNGASALGESFSSSQNRGVPIASIDSGLYFDRNTSFFGKNYRQTLEPRLFYLYVPEKDQNDIPVFDTSEYTFNYASLFRDNRFAGSDRVGDENKLSLGVTSRWIEDDGFERQRVSVGQALYFKDRKVQLPGIVFDDRDDAKSNVSPYALEYEYRWNRDWRTTADYNWDPDSHSPRSGSAMFHYQPEDNPNKVINAGYRYRNDQIRYDQTTGKWQMGGDYGTPGSADYVKDYYKIKQHDFSVIWPIVPQWNAISRWQYDYNRNRTLEAFGGFEYDNCCWKLRLINRYWVSYDEFSQDAPQNEKGDHGVFLQIVLKGLGGLTGAKVESFLDKGIQGYREREDQAF; this is encoded by the coding sequence ATTTCCGTTGTTGGTAACCGGCAGTCTGCTGGCTATGCAACCTCTGGCCAGTCCATTCGTTGTTGCCGCCGAGCAGTATGACTGCTCCGTCTCGGCGACGGGTGGCTGGGACTGTGCACCCAAATCACCCGCCGCGGCGTTGCCGCCGCGTCCGGTGCATGACGGCAGTGCGATCAGTTCCACTGGCGAGGCTCCAGCCGACAGCGGCTCGGTTGCCGACACAGGGCCGAAAACGGCGCTGGTCACCGAAGCCAAGGGCCGTGGCCTGAAATCCCGTAGCGAAGACTACAGTCACCTCGACTGGGTTCCGCGCGAGAAGCTCACCGCCGCCCAACTGGCCGAGACCGGTCCTTATTGCTCCGGTGCCTATATCGAACCGGTTCGTCCTGGCATGAATGACAAGACGAACAAAAGCGATGCTCCGACCTTTATCGGCGCAAAAGCCTCGCGCTATAACACCGATGATCAAGTCGGTACGCTGGCCGGCGACGTCGTCCTGCGCCAAGGCAGCATGCAGGTCGAATCCGACGAGGCCAGCCTGTACCAGGCCGAGAGCCGCGCCGAGCTCAACGGTGACGTGCGCATCCGCGACAACGGCGCGCTGATCGTCGGCGACCACGCCGATGTCCAGCTCGACACCGGTGAAGCCAAGGTCGACAACGCCGAATACGTGATGCACAAATCGCGCATCCGCGGTAGCGCGCTGTACGCCAAGCGCGCCGAAAACGCGATCATCCGCTTGAAGGACGGCACGTACACCACGTGCGAACCGAACAGCAATGCGTGGCAGCTCAAAGGCAACAACATCACGTTGAACCCGGCCACCGGTTTCGGTACCGCGACCAACGTGACCTTGCGCGTCAAAGACATTCCGATTCTGTACACGCCGTACATTTACTTCCCGATCGACGACCGTCGCCAGTCGGGCTTCCTGCCGCCGACCATCGGTTCGGGCACAGACACCGGCTTCATGCTGGTCACGCCTTATTACTTCAACCTGGCACCGAACTACGACGCCACGTTGTATCCACGTTACATGAGCAAGCGCGGCATGTTGGTGGAAGGCGAGTTCCGTTACCTGACCAAGTCGAGTGAAGGTCAGTTTGGTGCGGCGTACCTCAATGACGAGGACGATGATCGCAAGCGCCAGTCGGATTACAGCGAGACTCGCTACATGTACAACTGGCAGCACAAGGGCGGTCTCGACTCCCGTGTGTTCACAGAAGTTGACTACACCAAGATCAGCGATCCGTATTACTTCCAGGATCTGCAGACCGATCAGATAGGCGTGAAAAGCAGCGACTTCGTTAACCAGCAGGGCGCGATCTCCTATCGCGGCGACAGCTACACCGCTCGCTTGAATGCTCAGCAGTACCAATTGGCCACCGTTTCGAGCATTACCCCGTATGGCCGCTTGCCGCAAATCACTTTCAACGGTCAGCTGCCGTACCACCCGGAAGGTCTGGATTTCGATTATGAAACCGAGATCGTGCGGTTTGATCGCGATCTGAGAACCGGCAATTTCCTCGACGAAAACGGCGGCCCGGTCAATGCAGACGGCACAGTCGGCACGCCGCGTCTGGACACCAACGTTTCAGGCCTTGCGCGTGCCAATGGCAACCGCTTGAATCTGAAACCAGGTGTCAGCCTGCCGATGAACTGGACCTACGGGTTCCTGAAGCCCTCGCTCAAATACCAGTACACCCAGTACGACCTGGACCTCGATGCTCAGGGCAAAGACGACCTCGTGAAGAACCGCAACGGTGCTTCCGCACTGGGCGAGTCGTTCAGCAGTTCGCAGAACCGTGGGGTTCCCATTGCCAGCATCGACAGCGGCCTGTACTTCGACCGCAACACGTCGTTCTTTGGCAAGAACTATCGTCAGACCCTGGAACCGCGCCTGTTCTACCTCTATGTCCCAGAGAAAGACCAGAACGATATTCCTGTGTTCGACACCAGCGAATACACCTTTAACTATGCGTCGCTGTTCCGTGACAACCGCTTCGCTGGCTCCGACCGTGTCGGTGACGAGAACAAACTGTCGCTGGGCGTGACCAGCCGCTGGATCGAAGACGACGGCTTTGAACGTCAACGCGTCAGCGTCGGCCAGGCCCTGTACTTCAAGGATCGCAAGGTTCAACTGCCAGGCATCGTGTTTGATGATCGTGACGACGCCAAGTCCAACGTTTCGCCTTACGCACTCGAATACGAATACCGCTGGAACCGCGACTGGCGCACCACCGCCGACTACAACTGGGATCCGGACAGCCACAGCCCACGCTCTGGCAGTGCGATGTTCCATTACCAGCCTGAAGACAACCCGAACAAGGTCATCAACGCCGGTTATCGCTATCGCAACGACCAGATCCGTTATGACCAGACGACGGGCAAATGGCAAATGGGTGGCGACTATGGCACCCCGGGCTCGGCCGACTACGTGAAGGACTACTACAAGATCAAGCAGCATGACTTCTCGGTCATCTGGCCGATCGTTCCGCAGTGGAACGCAATCAGCCGCTGGCAGTACGACTACAACCGCAACCGTACGCTGGAAGCCTTCGGTGGTTTCGAGTACGACAACTGCTGCTGGAAACTGCGCCTGATCAACCGTTACTGGGTTTCCTATGACGAGTTCAGCCAGGACGCTCCGCAAAACGAAAAAGGCGACCATGGCGTCTTCCTCCAAATTGTTCTGAAGGGACTCGGCGGCCTGACTGGCGCCAAAGTAGAGAGCTTCCTCGACAAAGGCATTCAAGGTTATCGTGAACGTGAAGACCAAGCTTTCTGA
- the surA gene encoding peptidylprolyl isomerase SurA encodes MNVKTKLSDCLRPVLLGALFLGTAANAAVQSIDKVVAIVDNDVVMQSQLDQRVHEVQQTIAKRGGGLPPPGVLDQQVLERLIVENLQLQIGERSGIRITDEELNQAVGTIAQRNNMTVDQFRAALARDGLNYDDARDQIKREMIISRVRQRRVAERIQVSEQEVKNFLASDLGKMQLSEELHLANILIPTPESANSDAIQSAARQAMEVYQQLKQGADFGQMAVAKSGSDNALEGGDMGWRKAAQLPPPFDRELSSMAVGDITQPARTPGGFIILKLLGKRGGEAQMRDEVHVRHILVKPSPIRDEAKTKALVQSLYDRITAGEDFAELAKNYSEDPGSALNGGDLNWIDPNVLVPEFREVMASTPQGQLSRPFQTQYGWHVLEVLGRRATDSTEQAREQQAMTVLRNRKYDEELQTWLRQIRDEAYVEIKLPGADQAAQ; translated from the coding sequence GTGAACGTGAAGACCAAGCTTTCTGATTGTCTGCGCCCGGTGCTGCTGGGCGCGCTGTTCCTGGGTACGGCGGCCAACGCCGCCGTACAGTCCATCGACAAAGTGGTAGCGATCGTCGACAACGACGTGGTCATGCAGAGCCAACTGGACCAGCGCGTTCATGAAGTTCAGCAAACCATCGCCAAGCGCGGTGGCGGCTTGCCGCCTCCGGGCGTGCTGGATCAACAGGTGCTCGAGCGCCTGATCGTTGAAAACCTGCAACTGCAGATCGGCGAGCGTTCCGGCATCCGCATCACCGATGAAGAACTGAACCAGGCTGTCGGCACCATCGCGCAGCGCAACAACATGACGGTTGATCAGTTTCGTGCTGCGCTGGCTCGCGATGGCCTGAACTATGACGACGCCCGCGACCAGATCAAGCGCGAAATGATCATCAGCCGTGTGCGTCAGCGTCGCGTGGCAGAACGCATTCAGGTCTCCGAGCAGGAAGTGAAAAACTTCCTCGCCTCTGACCTGGGCAAGATGCAACTGTCCGAAGAACTGCACCTGGCCAACATCCTGATTCCGACACCGGAAAGCGCCAACTCTGATGCCATTCAGAGCGCCGCGCGTCAGGCCATGGAGGTTTACCAGCAGCTCAAGCAAGGCGCCGACTTCGGTCAGATGGCCGTTGCCAAATCCGGCAGCGACAATGCGCTGGAAGGCGGCGACATGGGCTGGCGTAAAGCCGCACAACTGCCACCGCCGTTCGATCGCGAGCTGAGCAGCATGGCCGTTGGCGACATCACTCAGCCTGCACGTACGCCGGGCGGTTTCATCATTCTGAAGCTGCTGGGCAAGCGTGGCGGCGAAGCGCAGATGCGCGATGAAGTGCATGTACGCCACATCCTGGTCAAGCCAAGTCCGATTCGCGATGAAGCCAAGACCAAGGCGCTGGTGCAGTCGCTGTATGACCGCATCACCGCTGGTGAAGATTTTGCCGAGCTGGCGAAAAACTACTCGGAAGATCCGGGTTCTGCCCTCAACGGCGGCGACCTGAACTGGATCGACCCGAACGTGCTGGTGCCGGAATTCCGCGAAGTGATGGCCTCGACCCCGCAAGGTCAGCTGTCCAGGCCCTTCCAGACCCAATACGGCTGGCACGTGCTGGAAGTCCTTGGCCGTCGCGCCACCGACAGCACTGAACAGGCCCGTGAGCAGCAGGCAATGACCGTACTGCGTAACCGCAAATACGACGAAGAGCTGCAAACCTGGCTGCGTCAGATCCGTGACGAAGCGTACGTAGAGATCAAACTCCCTGGTGCAGACCAGGCAGCGCAGTGA
- the pdxA gene encoding 4-hydroxythreonine-4-phosphate dehydrogenase PdxA, which translates to MKPKRFALTPGEPAGIGPDLCLLLASQAQPHPLIAITSRDLLLERAAQLGLAVNLLDVGPDRWPDAPAPANSLYVWDTLLSAPVVAGQLDKANAAFVLETLTRAGNGCLNGDFAGMITAPVHKGVINESGIAFSGHTEFLADLTHTAQVVMMLATRGLRVALVTTHLPLREIADAITPERLERVTRILHADLQNKFGIARPRILVCGLNPHAGEGGHLGHEEIDIIEPTLERLRGEGMDLRGPLPADTLFTPKYLEHCDAVLAMYHDQGLPVLKYKGFGAAVNVTLGLPIIRTSVDHGTALDLAGSGKIDTGSLQVALETAYQMAETRL; encoded by the coding sequence GTGAAACCCAAGCGTTTCGCGCTGACACCCGGCGAACCGGCCGGCATCGGTCCCGACCTGTGCCTGCTGCTCGCCTCGCAAGCCCAGCCTCATCCCCTGATTGCCATCACCAGCCGCGACCTGCTTCTTGAGCGGGCCGCGCAGCTGGGACTGGCCGTCAATTTGCTGGATGTCGGGCCGGACCGCTGGCCGGACGCTCCGGCACCGGCCAACAGTCTTTACGTCTGGGATACATTGCTCAGCGCACCGGTCGTCGCTGGGCAACTGGACAAGGCCAACGCGGCTTTCGTCCTCGAAACCCTGACTCGCGCCGGCAATGGCTGCCTGAACGGCGACTTCGCCGGGATGATCACCGCGCCCGTCCATAAAGGCGTGATCAACGAGTCCGGCATCGCCTTCTCCGGTCACACCGAATTTCTCGCTGACCTGACCCACACCGCCCAAGTGGTGATGATGCTTGCGACCCGCGGTTTGCGCGTGGCCCTGGTCACCACCCACCTGCCCTTGCGCGAGATTGCCGACGCGATCACGCCAGAGCGACTGGAACGAGTCACGCGGATTCTGCACGCAGACCTGCAAAACAAATTCGGCATCGCCCGGCCCCGCATTCTGGTCTGCGGCCTCAACCCGCACGCTGGCGAAGGCGGACACCTGGGCCATGAAGAAATCGACATCATCGAACCGACATTAGAGCGCCTGCGCGGCGAGGGCATGGACCTCCGTGGCCCGCTGCCTGCCGACACTCTGTTTACCCCCAAATATCTGGAGCACTGCGACGCAGTGCTGGCGATGTACCACGACCAGGGCTTGCCCGTGCTCAAATACAAAGGCTTCGGCGCTGCGGTCAACGTGACGCTGGGCCTGCCGATCATCCGCACGTCCGTCGACCATGGCACTGCCCTGGATCTGGCCGGCAGCGGCAAGATCGACACCGGCAGCCTGCAAGTCGCCCTGGAAACCGCCTACCAGATGGCCGAGACCCGTTTATGA
- the rsmA gene encoding 16S rRNA (adenine(1518)-N(6)/adenine(1519)-N(6))-dimethyltransferase RsmA, translating to MTEQYQHKARKRFGQNFLHDAGVIDRILRSIHAKPDDRLLEIGPGQGALTQGLLGSGAQLDVVELDKDLIPILNQQFAGMNNFNLHQGDALKFDFNTLNAAPNSLRVVGNLPYNISTPLIFHLLNNAGIIRDMHFMLQKEVVERLAAGPGGGDWGRLSIMVQYHCRVEHLFNVGPGAFNPPPKVDSAIVRLVPHAVLPHPAKDHKLLERVVREAFNQRRKTLRNTLKQLLSNAEIEAAGVDGSLRPEQLDLAAFVRLADQLAIQVPAAPAAD from the coding sequence ATGACCGAGCAATACCAACACAAGGCGCGCAAACGCTTTGGCCAGAATTTCCTGCACGATGCCGGCGTTATCGACCGCATCCTGCGCTCCATCCACGCCAAGCCTGACGACCGCCTGCTGGAAATCGGTCCAGGCCAAGGTGCACTGACCCAAGGCTTGCTCGGCTCCGGCGCACAACTTGACGTGGTGGAACTGGACAAGGATCTGATCCCGATCCTCAATCAGCAATTTGCCGGCATGAACAACTTCAACCTGCATCAGGGCGATGCACTGAAGTTTGACTTCAACACGCTCAACGCCGCACCGAACAGCCTGCGCGTGGTGGGCAACCTGCCGTACAACATTTCCACGCCGCTGATTTTCCATCTGCTGAACAACGCCGGGATCATCCGCGACATGCACTTCATGCTGCAGAAAGAAGTGGTCGAGCGGCTGGCCGCAGGCCCGGGTGGCGGTGACTGGGGTCGCCTGTCGATCATGGTTCAGTACCATTGCCGCGTTGAGCATCTGTTCAACGTCGGGCCGGGCGCATTCAACCCGCCGCCGAAGGTCGACTCGGCGATCGTTCGTCTGGTGCCGCACGCGGTGCTGCCGCACCCGGCCAAGGACCACAAGTTGCTGGAGCGCGTTGTACGCGAGGCGTTCAACCAGCGGCGCAAAACCCTGCGCAACACCCTCAAGCAATTGCTCAGCAATGCCGAGATCGAAGCCGCCGGCGTTGATGGCAGCCTGCGTCCGGAACAGCTGGACCTGGCCGCGTTCGTGCGCCTGGCCGACCAGCTCGCGATACAAGTCCCGGCTGCCCCTGCCGCCGACTGA
- the apaG gene encoding Co2+/Mg2+ efflux protein ApaG, which produces MSDSRYQVDVSVVTRYLTEQSQPEHSRFAFAYTITVQNNGQLPAKLLSRHWVITDGDGHVEEVRGEGVVGQQPLIAAGESHTYTSGTVMTSKVGTMQGTYQMLADDGKRFDAIIKPFRLAVPGALH; this is translated from the coding sequence ATGTCCGATTCCCGTTACCAGGTCGATGTCAGCGTCGTTACCCGCTATCTGACCGAACAATCGCAACCCGAGCACAGCCGCTTCGCCTTCGCCTACACCATCACCGTGCAGAACAACGGCCAGCTCCCGGCCAAGCTGTTGTCGCGGCATTGGGTGATTACCGATGGTGACGGCCATGTCGAAGAAGTACGCGGTGAAGGTGTCGTCGGTCAGCAGCCACTGATCGCCGCTGGCGAGAGCCACACGTATACCAGCGGCACGGTGATGACCTCCAAGGTCGGCACCATGCAGGGCACCTATCAAATGCTCGCCGACGACGGAAAACGTTTCGACGCGATCATCAAACCGTTTCGCCTCGCTGTGCCTGGGGCCCTGCACTGA
- a CDS encoding symmetrical bis(5'-nucleosyl)-tetraphosphatase → MATYAVGDLQGCLEPLKCLLKQVAFDPALDQLWLVGDLVNRGPQSLETLRFLYGMRGSLVCVLGNHDLHLLAAAKNIERLKKSDTLREIIEAPDGPVLMEWLRQQKLMHYDEMRDVAMVHAGIPPQWSLRRALKCAAEVETALRDDNVFPAYLDGMYGNEPTKWDNDLKGIERLRVITNYFTRMRFCTAEGKLDLKSKEGLDSAPPGYKPWFQHKERKTRGLRIIFGHWAALEGNIHEPGISALDTGCVWGGSLTLMNVDSGERLSCKCDEHGGLASSVAPLIPESSPVGAPR, encoded by the coding sequence ATGGCGACGTACGCTGTCGGTGACCTGCAGGGCTGCCTCGAACCGCTCAAGTGCCTGCTCAAGCAAGTCGCCTTCGACCCGGCGCTCGATCAGCTGTGGCTGGTCGGCGATCTGGTCAACCGTGGCCCGCAGTCGCTGGAAACCCTGCGCTTTCTCTATGGCATGCGCGGGTCTCTGGTGTGCGTGCTCGGCAACCACGACCTGCACCTGCTGGCCGCAGCGAAGAACATCGAGCGCTTGAAAAAAAGCGACACTTTGCGCGAGATCATCGAGGCGCCCGACGGCCCGGTGCTGATGGAATGGTTGCGCCAGCAAAAGCTGATGCATTACGACGAAATGCGCGATGTCGCCATGGTCCACGCTGGCATCCCGCCGCAATGGTCGCTGCGCCGTGCCTTGAAGTGCGCCGCCGAAGTCGAGACCGCACTGCGCGACGATAATGTGTTCCCCGCTTACCTCGACGGCATGTATGGCAACGAGCCGACGAAATGGGACAACGACCTCAAAGGCATCGAGCGTCTGCGTGTAATCACCAATTACTTCACGCGCATGCGCTTTTGCACCGCCGAGGGCAAGCTTGATCTCAAAAGCAAGGAAGGCCTCGACAGCGCCCCGCCCGGCTACAAGCCGTGGTTTCAGCACAAGGAGCGCAAGACCCGCGGCCTGCGCATCATCTTCGGTCACTGGGCAGCGCTCGAGGGCAATATTCACGAGCCGGGTATTTCGGCGCTGGACACCGGATGCGTATGGGGTGGCAGCCTTACCTTGATGAACGTCGACAGTGGCGAACGCCTGTCGTGCAAATGCGACGAGCATGGTGGGCTTGCGTCCTCCGTCGCACCACTTATCCCCGAATCTTCGCCAGTCGGCGCGCCGCGTTAG
- the glpE gene encoding thiosulfate sulfurtransferase GlpE: MTEFKRIPPEQAQALREKGAVVVDVRDPQTYAANHIPGSHHLDNHSIADFIRNADLDAPVVVVCYHGNSSQSAAGYLISQGFTDVYSMDGGFELWRATYPSETAQEAAE; this comes from the coding sequence ATGACCGAATTCAAACGAATCCCTCCAGAACAGGCCCAGGCCCTGCGTGAGAAAGGGGCTGTGGTAGTTGACGTTCGTGACCCTCAGACCTATGCCGCGAATCACATTCCCGGATCTCACCACCTGGACAACCATTCGATCGCCGACTTTATCCGCAACGCCGACCTTGATGCACCGGTAGTAGTGGTCTGCTATCACGGCAATTCCAGCCAGAGCGCTGCCGGCTACCTGATCAGCCAAGGCTTCACCGACGTCTACAGCATGGACGGCGGCTTCGAGCTGTGGCGTGCGACTTATCCGTCGGAAACCGCGCAAGAAGCTGCCGAATAA
- a CDS encoding PrkA family serine protein kinase, giving the protein MSIFSHFQQRFESTRQEELSLQEYLELCKQDRSAYVSAAERLLMAIGEPELLDTSTNSRLSRIFSNKVIRRYPAFEDFHGMEECIDQIVSYFRHAAQGLEEKKQILYLLGPVGGGKSSLAEKLKQLMEKVPFYAIKGSPVFESPLGLFNATEDGAILEEDFGIPRRYLNTIMSPWATKRLAEFGGDISQFRVVKLYPSILNQIAVAKTEPGDENNQDISALVGKVDIRKLEEFPQNDADAYSYSGALCRANQGLMEFVEMFKAPIKVLHPLLTATQEGNYNSTEGLGAIPFTGILLAHSNESEWHTFRNNKNNEAFIDRIYIVKVPYCLRVSDEVKIYDKLLFNSSLSKAHCAPDTLKMLAQFTVLSRLKEPDNSNIYSKMRVYDGENLKDTDPKAKSIQEYRDSAGVDEGMNGLSTRFAFKILSKVFNFDPHEIAANPVHLLYVLEQQIEQEQFQAETRERYLRYLKEYLAPRYIEFIGKEIQTAYLESYSEYGQNIFDRYVLYADFWIQDQEYRDPETGEILNRVALNEELEKIEKPAGISNPKDFRNEIVNFVLRARANNNGKNPTWLSYEKLRVVIEKKMFSNTEDLLPVISFNAKASKEDQQKHNDFVTRMVERGYTDKQVRLLSEWYLRVRKSQ; this is encoded by the coding sequence ATGAGTATCTTTAGCCACTTCCAACAACGCTTCGAGTCCACGCGCCAGGAGGAACTCTCGCTGCAAGAGTACCTGGAGCTGTGCAAGCAGGATCGCAGCGCCTACGTATCCGCCGCCGAGCGTCTATTGATGGCGATCGGCGAACCGGAACTGCTCGACACTTCGACCAATTCGAGGCTGTCGCGCATCTTCTCCAACAAGGTGATCCGCCGCTATCCGGCCTTTGAAGACTTCCACGGGATGGAAGAATGCATCGACCAGATCGTCTCGTATTTCCGCCACGCCGCCCAGGGCCTGGAAGAGAAGAAACAGATTCTTTATCTGCTCGGCCCCGTCGGTGGCGGTAAATCGTCCCTGGCCGAGAAGCTGAAACAGTTGATGGAAAAAGTACCCTTCTACGCAATCAAGGGCTCGCCGGTCTTCGAGTCGCCCCTGGGTCTGTTCAACGCCACCGAAGATGGCGCGATCCTCGAGGAAGACTTCGGCATTCCCCGGCGCTATCTCAATACCATCATGTCGCCTTGGGCGACCAAGCGCCTGGCCGAATTCGGCGGCGACATCAGCCAGTTCCGCGTGGTCAAGCTGTATCCGTCGATCCTGAACCAGATTGCCGTGGCCAAGACCGAGCCGGGCGACGAAAACAACCAGGACATCTCGGCGCTGGTCGGCAAGGTCGATATTCGTAAACTCGAGGAATTCCCACAGAACGACGCCGACGCCTACAGCTACTCCGGTGCGCTGTGCCGGGCCAACCAGGGCCTGATGGAGTTCGTCGAAATGTTCAAGGCACCGATCAAGGTGCTGCACCCATTGCTGACCGCCACCCAAGAGGGCAACTACAACAGTACCGAAGGCCTCGGCGCGATTCCGTTCACCGGGATCCTGCTGGCTCACTCCAACGAATCGGAGTGGCACACCTTCCGCAACAACAAGAACAACGAAGCGTTCATCGACCGGATCTACATCGTCAAGGTGCCGTACTGCCTGCGCGTCAGCGATGAAGTGAAGATCTACGACAAACTGCTCTTCAACAGCTCGCTGTCCAAGGCCCATTGCGCGCCGGACACCCTGAAGATGCTGGCGCAGTTCACCGTGCTGTCACGCCTCAAGGAGCCGGACAACTCCAACATCTATTCGAAGATGCGCGTCTACGACGGCGAAAACCTCAAGGACACCGATCCGAAAGCCAAGTCGATTCAGGAATACCGCGACTCGGCCGGCGTCGACGAGGGCATGAACGGTCTGTCGACCCGCTTCGCCTTCAAGATTCTGTCCAAGGTCTTCAACTTTGACCCGCACGAAATCGCCGCCAACCCGGTGCACCTGCTCTATGTGCTGGAGCAGCAAATCGAACAGGAACAGTTCCAGGCCGAGACCCGTGAACGTTATCTGCGCTATCTGAAAGAATACCTGGCACCGCGCTACATCGAGTTCATCGGCAAGGAAATCCAGACCGCGTACCTGGAATCCTACAGCGAGTACGGCCAGAATATTTTCGATCGTTACGTGCTGTACGCGGACTTCTGGATTCAGGATCAGGAATACCGCGATCCGGAAACCGGCGAAATCCTCAACCGCGTGGCCCTGAACGAAGAACTGGAAAAAATCGAAAAACCGGCCGGCATCAGCAATCCGAAGGATTTCCGCAACGAAATCGTCAACTTCGTGCTGCGCGCCCGAGCCAACAACAACGGCAAGAACCCGACCTGGCTCAGCTACGAAAAACTGCGGGTGGTCATCGAGAAGAAAATGTTCTCGAACACCGAGGACCTGCTGCCAGTCATCAGCTTCAACGCCAAGGCCAGCAAAGAGGATCAACAGAAACACAACGACTTCGTTACACGCATGGTCGAACGTGGCTACACCGACAAACAGGTACGACTTCTGTCCGAATGGTACCTGCGGGTCCGCAAGTCGCAGTGA